One segment of Coffea arabica cultivar ET-39 chromosome 7c, Coffea Arabica ET-39 HiFi, whole genome shotgun sequence DNA contains the following:
- the LOC113698745 gene encoding calmodulin-binding transcription activator 3 isoform X2: MAESRRYALGAQLDIEQILVEAQHRWLRPAEICEILRNYQKFRIAPEPPNRPPSGSLFLFDRKVLRYFRKDGHNWRKKKDGKTVKEAHERLKAGSIDVLHCYYAHGEDDENFQRRSYWMLEEELSHIVLVHYREVKGNRTNYNRVREIGEAIPNTQESEDDAPNSEFNSNSTSKFHSYGYQVTSQITDTVSLNSAQASEYEDAESAYTQQSTSGFHTFLEIQPPVLQKAEDGYQGQFSGVPDVNFASIPQGEKDQSTTGAGLSYMPEGHLDFPSWGNVLDSRNGGYQSVNFQPSVSATQHGTINVMPGGMNDILGQALTDGLGKRQDSDAHVGGLEQWQTSEVDASSLSKWHMDQKLNLPSGRNLSTSFNEVNNAELPNSSETFSMLKSPIETDVQVDLIRAESGISAKSAFNGNLGIEGKAEYPTLRQPLLDGVLKEGLKKLDSFDRWMSRELGDVNESHIQSSSGTYWETVGNDDGLGDSNIAPQVHIDSYMMSPSIAQDQLFSIIDFSPNWAYSGSEMKVLIMGRFLKSQEELGKYKWACMFGEVEVQAEVIANGALRCLTPLHEAGRVPFYVTCSNRLACSEVREFEFRVSNVKDDDVALLTSGIIDECQLLTRFGKLLTTGSHNYQDTIPGIMDQLSTLRSKIESLVINDNNEWEGMLNLTPEEFSVDKVKDQLLVKLLKDRLYLWLRQKVAEGGKGPSMLDEGGQGVLHLAAALGYDWALSPTIAAGVSVNFRDLNGWTALHWAASFGRERTVASLISLGASPGALTDPTPKYPSGIPPAELASNNGHKGIAGYLAESTLSSHLSSLKVKDDKEGYKDDKEDYNGEGSGANVVQTASERTATPIADGDLPVLSLKDSLAAVRNATQAHARIHQVFRVQSFQRKQQNEYGSSGLGISDERALSLLSAKTKRAGQRDEPVHAAATQIQKKFRSWKGRKEFLQKRQQIIKIQAHVRGHQVRKNYRSIIWSVGILEKVILRWRRKGSGLRGFKPEAPPVETSIQGSSSKEDDYDFLKEGRKQTENRLQKALARVKSMVQYPEARDQYRRLLNVVSDMQETKAVYDRALDNSDEAADFDEDLIDLDALLDDDPLM; encoded by the exons ATGGCGGAGAGTCGACGATACGCGCTTGGTGCTCAATTAG ATATTGAGCAGATACTGGTAGAAGCACAACATCGATGGTTACGTCCtgctgaaatttgtgaaatCCTGCGAAACTACCAAAAGTTTCGAATTGCTCCAGAGCCTCCAAATAGGCCTCCAA GTGGTTCGCTCTTTCTCTTTGATCGGAAGGTTTTACGTTATTTTCGAAAAGATGGCCATaattggaggaaaaagaaggatggGAAAACTGTGAAGGAAGCTCATGAAAGGCTTAAG GCAGGAAGTATTGATGTTTTACATTGTTACTATGCCCATGGAGAGGATGATGAAAATTTTCAGAGACGCAGCTATTGGATGCTTGAAGA GGAGCTCTCACACATAGTTCTTGTCCACTACCGAGAAGTAAAG GGGAACAGAACTAATTATAACCGCGTTAGAGAGATTGGAGAAGCCATTCCTAATACCCAAGAAAGTGAAGATGATGCCCCCAATTCTGAATTTAACAGTAATTCAACCTCAAAATTCCATTCCTACGGTTATCAAGTCACTTCACAAATTACAGATACGGTTAGCCTTAACAGCGCCCAGGCCTCGGAGTATGAGGATGCTGAATCAG CATACACTCAACAATCAACTTCTGGGTTCCACACTTTTCTTGAGATACAACCGCCTGTGTTGCAAAAGGCAGAAG ATGGATATCAAGGACAATTTTCAGGTGTTCCTGATGTTAATTTTGCCTCCATTCCGCAAGGAGAAAAAGATCAGAGCACTACAGGTGCTGGGTTGTCATATATGCCGGAAGGACACCTTGACTTCCCATCTTGGGGCAATGTCTTGGACAGCAGGAATGGAGGATATCAGTCTGTCAATTTTCAGCCATCAGTTTCTGCAACTCAACATGGTACCATAAATGTAATGCCTGGAGGTATGAATGACATTCTTGGGCAAGCTTTAACTGATGGCTTAGGCAAGAGGCAGGACTCTGATGCCCATGTGGGTGGCTTGGAACAGTGGCAG ACTTCTGAAGTTGATGCCTCAAGCTTGTCCAAGTGGCACATGGATCAGAAGTTGAACCTGCCGTCAGGCCGTAATCTCAGTACTAGCTTTAATGAAGTTAACAACGCGGAGTTGCCAAATTCCTCCGAGACATTCAGTATGCTTAAATCTCCCATAGAGACTGATGTTCAAGTAGATCTTATCAGGGCAGAGAGTGGAATTTCTGCTAAATCTGCATTCAATGGGAATCTTGGCATTGAAGGAAAAGCTGAGTATCCAACCTTGAGACAACCTTTATTAGATGGTGTTCTCAAAGAAGGTCTTAAGAAGCTAGACAGCTTTGACCGTTGGATGAGCAGAGAACTTGGGGATGTGAATGAATCACATATACAATCTAGCTCTGGAACCTATTGGGAGACTGTTGGAAATGATGATGGATTGGGTGATTCTAATATAGCTCCCCAAGTACACATAGATTCATACATGATGAGCCCCTCTATTGCGCAGGACCAATTATTTAGCATCATTGATTTTTCACCAAACTGGGCATATTCTGGTTCAGAAATGAAG GTATTAATTATGGGAAGGTTCTTAAAGAGCCAAGAAGAGTTGGGAAAGTACAAATGGGCATGTATGTTTGGTGAAGTAGAAGTTCAAGCCGAGGTTATTGCAAATGGTGCTTTACGTTGCCTTACCCCTTTGCATGAAGCTGGGAGGGTGCCATTTTATGTGACATGCTCCAATAGGTTAGCATGCAGTGAAGTGCGAGAATTTGAATTTCGGGTTAGCAATGTTAAAGATGATGATGTTGCTTTGTTGACTAGTGGAATTATTGATGAATGTCAACTTCTTACGAGATTTGGAAAGTTGTTAACCACTGGATCTCATAATTACCAAGATACTATACCCGGCATTATGGATCAACTATCCACCTTGAGAAGTAAAATTGAGTCATTGGTGATTAATGACAACAATGAATGGGAAGGGATGCTTAATCTTACTCCGGAGGAATTCTCTGTGGACAAAGTAAAGGATCAGCTTCTGGTAAAGCTTCTTAAAGACCGCCTCTATCTTTGGCTCCGCCAGAAAGTTGCTGAAGGTGGTAAAGGCCCTAGCATGTTGGATGAGGGTGGTCAAGGGGTGCTGCATCTTGCTGCTGCCCTAGGTTATGATTGGGCTTTATCCCCTACAATAGCAGCAGGAGTTAGCGTCAACTTCCGAGATTTAAATGGATGGACTGCACTTCATTGGGCAGCATCTTTTGGAAG GGAGCGGACGGTGGCTTCACTTATCTCGTTAGGTGCAAGCCCAGGAGCATTAACAGATCCTACTCCTAAATATCCTTCAGGAATACCTCCTGCTGAACTTGCATCGAACAATGGCCATAAGGGGATTGCTGGTTATCTTGCCGAATCTACATTGAGCTCCCATCTCTCATCACTTAAAGTAAAGGATGATAAGGAGGGTTATAAGGATGATAAGGAGGATTATAATGGAGAAGGTTCCGGGGCAAATGTTGTACAAACAGCTTCAGAGCGAACTGCAACTCCTATTGCAGATGGTGACTTGCCTGTGCTGTCTTTGAAGGACTCGTTGGCTGCTGTCCGCAATGCAACTCAAGCTCATGCCCGCATACATCAAGTTTTTAGGGTGCAGTCATTCCAAAGAAAGCAGCAAAATGAATATGGTAGTAGCGGGCTTGGGATTTCAGATGAACGTGCTCTTTCACTTCTTTCTGCGAAAACAAAGCGGGCAGGACAACGTGATGAGCCAGTGCATGCTGCTGCAACACAAATACAGAAGAAATTTCGTAGTTGGAAGGGTAGAAAAGAATTTCTTCAAAAGCGACAGCAAATTATTAAAATCCAG GCCCATgtaagaggacaccaagttagGAAGAATTACAGGAGTATAATCTGGTCAGTTGGAATTCTAGAGAAGGTAATTCTGCGCTGGAGAAGGAAAGGAAGTGGATTGCGTGGATTCAAACCAGAAGCACCTCCTGTGGAAACTAGCATACAAGGTAGCTCATCGAAAGAGGATGATTACGATTTCCTGAAAGAAGGTAGAAAGCAAACTGAGAACAGATTGCAGAAGGCTCTTGCTCGGGTTAAATCAATGGTCCAGTATCCAGAGGCAAGAGATCAATACAGGAGGCTCCTGAATGTTGTCTCAGACATGCAGGAAACCAAG GCTGTGTATGATAGGGCCCTAGATAATTCAGATGAAGCTGCTGATTTCGATGAAGACCTAATTGACCTTGATGCTTTGTTAGACGATGATCCTTTAATGTGA
- the LOC113697903 gene encoding ubiquitin carboxyl-terminal hydrolase 4, with protein sequence MGAAGSKLEKALGDQFPEGERYFGLENFGNTCYCNSVLQALYFCVPFREQLIDYYSNNKTLADAEENLLTCLADLFMQISSQKKKTGVIAPKRFVQRLKRQNEIFRSYMHQDAHEFLNYLLNELVDILEKESRAAKSDGETSSPSEKGANGPMSNHANGTQKEPLVTWVHKNFQGILTNETRCLRCETVTARDETFLDLSLDIEQNSSITSCLKNFSSTETLNAEDKFFCDKCCSLQEAQKRMKIKKPPHILVIHLKRFKYIEQLGRYKKLSYRVVFPLELKLSNTVEDADAEYSLFAVVVHVGSGPNHGHYVSLVKSHNHWLFFDDENVEMIDESAVQTFFGSAQEYSSNTDHGYILFYERITAAGTS encoded by the exons ATGGGGGCGGCGGGTTCCAAGCTGGAGAAGGCTCTGGGTGACCAGTTTCCCGAAGGCGAACGATATTTTGGCTTAGAGAATTTTGGGAATACTTGCTATTGCAATAGCGTCCTTCAg GCACTTTATTTTTGCGTTCCGTTTCGGGAACAGTTGATAGATTATTATTCGAATAACAAAACCCTGGCAGATGCAGAAGAAAATCTGTTGACATGCCTAGCTGACCTATTTATGCAG ATTAGCTCACAGAAGAAGAAAACTGGTGTGATTGCTCCAAAACGCTTTGTACAGAGACTCAAAAGGCAAAATGAGATCTTTCGCAGCTATATGCACCAG GATGCCCATGAATTTCTGAActatttattgaatgaattggtcGACATATTAGAGAAAGAGTCACGAGCTGCAAAAAGTGATGGTGAAACTTCATCACCATCTGAAAAGGGTGCAAATGGACCAATGAGTAATCATGCCAATGGCACACAAAAGGAGCCTCTTGTCACGTGGGTGCATAAGAATTTTCAG GGAATACTAACAAATGAAACACGATGCCTGCGTTGTGAGACAGTTACAGCAAGGGATGAAACCTTTTTAGACTTGAGCCTTGATATTGAACAGAACAGTTCAATTACAAGCTGCTTGAAGAATTTTAGTTCAACTGAGACATTGAATGCGGAGGACAAATTCTTTTGTGACAAGTGCTGCAG CTTGCAGGAGGCCCAGAAGAGAATGAAAATTAAGAAGCCACCTCACATATTGGTAATCCATTTAAAGAGATTCAAGTATATTGAACAGTTGGGCCGGTACAAGAAATTATCATATCGCGTTGTCTTCCCACTTGAACTGAAGTTGAGTAATACAGTTGAGGATGCAGATGCTGAATATTCCCTGTTTGCTGTGGTAGTACATGTGGGGAGTGGGCCCAACCATGGACACTACGTCAGCCTTGTGAAAAGTCACAACCATTGGTTGTTCTTCGACGATGAAAATGTGGAAATGATTGATGAATCTGCTGTGCAGACATTCTTCGGATCTGCTCAGGAATACTCTAGTAACACAGATCATGGCTACATCTTGTTCTATGAAAGAATCACTGCTGCTGGCACAAGCTGA
- the LOC113698745 gene encoding calmodulin-binding transcription activator 3 isoform X1 → MAESRRYALGAQLDIEQILVEAQHRWLRPAEICEILRNYQKFRIAPEPPNRPPSGSLFLFDRKVLRYFRKDGHNWRKKKDGKTVKEAHERLKAGSIDVLHCYYAHGEDDENFQRRSYWMLEEELSHIVLVHYREVKGNRTNYNRVREIGEAIPNTQESEDDAPNSEFNSNSTSKFHSYGYQVTSQITDTVSLNSAQASEYEDAESAYTQQSTSGFHTFLEIQPPVLQKAEGRPVPYYAGSTLNGYQGQFSGVPDVNFASIPQGEKDQSTTGAGLSYMPEGHLDFPSWGNVLDSRNGGYQSVNFQPSVSATQHGTINVMPGGMNDILGQALTDGLGKRQDSDAHVGGLEQWQTSEVDASSLSKWHMDQKLNLPSGRNLSTSFNEVNNAELPNSSETFSMLKSPIETDVQVDLIRAESGISAKSAFNGNLGIEGKAEYPTLRQPLLDGVLKEGLKKLDSFDRWMSRELGDVNESHIQSSSGTYWETVGNDDGLGDSNIAPQVHIDSYMMSPSIAQDQLFSIIDFSPNWAYSGSEMKVLIMGRFLKSQEELGKYKWACMFGEVEVQAEVIANGALRCLTPLHEAGRVPFYVTCSNRLACSEVREFEFRVSNVKDDDVALLTSGIIDECQLLTRFGKLLTTGSHNYQDTIPGIMDQLSTLRSKIESLVINDNNEWEGMLNLTPEEFSVDKVKDQLLVKLLKDRLYLWLRQKVAEGGKGPSMLDEGGQGVLHLAAALGYDWALSPTIAAGVSVNFRDLNGWTALHWAASFGRERTVASLISLGASPGALTDPTPKYPSGIPPAELASNNGHKGIAGYLAESTLSSHLSSLKVKDDKEGYKDDKEDYNGEGSGANVVQTASERTATPIADGDLPVLSLKDSLAAVRNATQAHARIHQVFRVQSFQRKQQNEYGSSGLGISDERALSLLSAKTKRAGQRDEPVHAAATQIQKKFRSWKGRKEFLQKRQQIIKIQAHVRGHQVRKNYRSIIWSVGILEKVILRWRRKGSGLRGFKPEAPPVETSIQGSSSKEDDYDFLKEGRKQTENRLQKALARVKSMVQYPEARDQYRRLLNVVSDMQETKAVYDRALDNSDEAADFDEDLIDLDALLDDDPLM, encoded by the exons ATGGCGGAGAGTCGACGATACGCGCTTGGTGCTCAATTAG ATATTGAGCAGATACTGGTAGAAGCACAACATCGATGGTTACGTCCtgctgaaatttgtgaaatCCTGCGAAACTACCAAAAGTTTCGAATTGCTCCAGAGCCTCCAAATAGGCCTCCAA GTGGTTCGCTCTTTCTCTTTGATCGGAAGGTTTTACGTTATTTTCGAAAAGATGGCCATaattggaggaaaaagaaggatggGAAAACTGTGAAGGAAGCTCATGAAAGGCTTAAG GCAGGAAGTATTGATGTTTTACATTGTTACTATGCCCATGGAGAGGATGATGAAAATTTTCAGAGACGCAGCTATTGGATGCTTGAAGA GGAGCTCTCACACATAGTTCTTGTCCACTACCGAGAAGTAAAG GGGAACAGAACTAATTATAACCGCGTTAGAGAGATTGGAGAAGCCATTCCTAATACCCAAGAAAGTGAAGATGATGCCCCCAATTCTGAATTTAACAGTAATTCAACCTCAAAATTCCATTCCTACGGTTATCAAGTCACTTCACAAATTACAGATACGGTTAGCCTTAACAGCGCCCAGGCCTCGGAGTATGAGGATGCTGAATCAG CATACACTCAACAATCAACTTCTGGGTTCCACACTTTTCTTGAGATACAACCGCCTGTGTTGCAAAAGGCAGAAGGTAGGCCCGTGCCCTATTATGCAGGCTCTACCTTGA ATGGATATCAAGGACAATTTTCAGGTGTTCCTGATGTTAATTTTGCCTCCATTCCGCAAGGAGAAAAAGATCAGAGCACTACAGGTGCTGGGTTGTCATATATGCCGGAAGGACACCTTGACTTCCCATCTTGGGGCAATGTCTTGGACAGCAGGAATGGAGGATATCAGTCTGTCAATTTTCAGCCATCAGTTTCTGCAACTCAACATGGTACCATAAATGTAATGCCTGGAGGTATGAATGACATTCTTGGGCAAGCTTTAACTGATGGCTTAGGCAAGAGGCAGGACTCTGATGCCCATGTGGGTGGCTTGGAACAGTGGCAG ACTTCTGAAGTTGATGCCTCAAGCTTGTCCAAGTGGCACATGGATCAGAAGTTGAACCTGCCGTCAGGCCGTAATCTCAGTACTAGCTTTAATGAAGTTAACAACGCGGAGTTGCCAAATTCCTCCGAGACATTCAGTATGCTTAAATCTCCCATAGAGACTGATGTTCAAGTAGATCTTATCAGGGCAGAGAGTGGAATTTCTGCTAAATCTGCATTCAATGGGAATCTTGGCATTGAAGGAAAAGCTGAGTATCCAACCTTGAGACAACCTTTATTAGATGGTGTTCTCAAAGAAGGTCTTAAGAAGCTAGACAGCTTTGACCGTTGGATGAGCAGAGAACTTGGGGATGTGAATGAATCACATATACAATCTAGCTCTGGAACCTATTGGGAGACTGTTGGAAATGATGATGGATTGGGTGATTCTAATATAGCTCCCCAAGTACACATAGATTCATACATGATGAGCCCCTCTATTGCGCAGGACCAATTATTTAGCATCATTGATTTTTCACCAAACTGGGCATATTCTGGTTCAGAAATGAAG GTATTAATTATGGGAAGGTTCTTAAAGAGCCAAGAAGAGTTGGGAAAGTACAAATGGGCATGTATGTTTGGTGAAGTAGAAGTTCAAGCCGAGGTTATTGCAAATGGTGCTTTACGTTGCCTTACCCCTTTGCATGAAGCTGGGAGGGTGCCATTTTATGTGACATGCTCCAATAGGTTAGCATGCAGTGAAGTGCGAGAATTTGAATTTCGGGTTAGCAATGTTAAAGATGATGATGTTGCTTTGTTGACTAGTGGAATTATTGATGAATGTCAACTTCTTACGAGATTTGGAAAGTTGTTAACCACTGGATCTCATAATTACCAAGATACTATACCCGGCATTATGGATCAACTATCCACCTTGAGAAGTAAAATTGAGTCATTGGTGATTAATGACAACAATGAATGGGAAGGGATGCTTAATCTTACTCCGGAGGAATTCTCTGTGGACAAAGTAAAGGATCAGCTTCTGGTAAAGCTTCTTAAAGACCGCCTCTATCTTTGGCTCCGCCAGAAAGTTGCTGAAGGTGGTAAAGGCCCTAGCATGTTGGATGAGGGTGGTCAAGGGGTGCTGCATCTTGCTGCTGCCCTAGGTTATGATTGGGCTTTATCCCCTACAATAGCAGCAGGAGTTAGCGTCAACTTCCGAGATTTAAATGGATGGACTGCACTTCATTGGGCAGCATCTTTTGGAAG GGAGCGGACGGTGGCTTCACTTATCTCGTTAGGTGCAAGCCCAGGAGCATTAACAGATCCTACTCCTAAATATCCTTCAGGAATACCTCCTGCTGAACTTGCATCGAACAATGGCCATAAGGGGATTGCTGGTTATCTTGCCGAATCTACATTGAGCTCCCATCTCTCATCACTTAAAGTAAAGGATGATAAGGAGGGTTATAAGGATGATAAGGAGGATTATAATGGAGAAGGTTCCGGGGCAAATGTTGTACAAACAGCTTCAGAGCGAACTGCAACTCCTATTGCAGATGGTGACTTGCCTGTGCTGTCTTTGAAGGACTCGTTGGCTGCTGTCCGCAATGCAACTCAAGCTCATGCCCGCATACATCAAGTTTTTAGGGTGCAGTCATTCCAAAGAAAGCAGCAAAATGAATATGGTAGTAGCGGGCTTGGGATTTCAGATGAACGTGCTCTTTCACTTCTTTCTGCGAAAACAAAGCGGGCAGGACAACGTGATGAGCCAGTGCATGCTGCTGCAACACAAATACAGAAGAAATTTCGTAGTTGGAAGGGTAGAAAAGAATTTCTTCAAAAGCGACAGCAAATTATTAAAATCCAG GCCCATgtaagaggacaccaagttagGAAGAATTACAGGAGTATAATCTGGTCAGTTGGAATTCTAGAGAAGGTAATTCTGCGCTGGAGAAGGAAAGGAAGTGGATTGCGTGGATTCAAACCAGAAGCACCTCCTGTGGAAACTAGCATACAAGGTAGCTCATCGAAAGAGGATGATTACGATTTCCTGAAAGAAGGTAGAAAGCAAACTGAGAACAGATTGCAGAAGGCTCTTGCTCGGGTTAAATCAATGGTCCAGTATCCAGAGGCAAGAGATCAATACAGGAGGCTCCTGAATGTTGTCTCAGACATGCAGGAAACCAAG GCTGTGTATGATAGGGCCCTAGATAATTCAGATGAAGCTGCTGATTTCGATGAAGACCTAATTGACCTTGATGCTTTGTTAGACGATGATCCTTTAATGTGA